A segment of the Geoglobus ahangari genome:
GGTACAACACAAACATGAGGACAGAGGTGCTCGCAGGTCTGACGACATTCATGACGATGTCATACATAATATTCGTGAACCCGCTGATTCTCAGCGATGCCATTGGTAAAGATGCTATTCCGAGCCTTGTAACCGCCACAGCCCTCTCCGCGGGGATTGCCACGATAATAATGGGCCTGTACGCGAGGAAGCCATTTGCCCTCGCTCCGGGAATGGGGCTGAATGCTTACTTCACCTACGGTGTAGTGCTCGGAATGGGGTATTCGTGGGAGGTAGCTCTTGCCGCGGTGTTCGTTGAGGGACTCCTGTTCATAGTGCTCTCAGTATCAGGGCTAAGGACTGCGGTGATCAACGCCATTCCGCCATCCCAGAAGTACGCGATCGGTGCGGGTATAGGCCTCTTCCTCACGCTGATCGGCATGAAGGCCGCCGGAATCGTTGTTGACAGCCAGGCAACGCTCATAACCCTCGGAACCGAGAACTTCGCAAAGCCAGAGTTCTGGGTGGCGATGATTGGGCTTGTGGTGGCATTCCTGCTGATGGTCAGGAACATTCCCGGGGCGCTGCTTTTCTCGATCGTGGTTGCGACCATCTCGGCCATCATTCTCGGAGTTTCTCCGGCCCCGGAGAGCCTGTTCGCTCTGCCGACTCTCGACAAGACTCTGTTCAAGCTCGATCTCGCAGGACTGATGAGCGTTGGTGCCATAGGTGTCGTCTTCGCCTTCTTCATGGTCGACTTCTTCGACACCCTTGGAACAGTCGCAGGTCTCAGCGCGAAGGCGGGATTCATGGAGGAGGACGGGAGCATCCCAGACAGCGAGAAGATACTGCTGACCGACGCCATCGGCACGTCACTGGGAGCACTCCTCGGAACCTCAACGGTAACGACGTACATAGAGAGCGCAGCGGGTATCGAGGAGGGAGGCAGGACTGGAATGGTCGCCCTCGTTGTGGGCCTACTGTTCCTCGCGGTTGGACTGTTCGTCTCGCCCATAGCCCAGATAATACCCGCACAGGCGACCGCTCCGGCGCTAATGATCGTCGGATTCTACATGCTTACTGTTGTGAGGGACATTGACTTCGACGACCTCACCGAAGCTCTTCCAGCGTTCTTCGTCCTCGTCACGATCCCCTACACGTACTCGATCGCGGACGGTATTGGCGCAGGGTTCATAAGCTACGTGGTGCTCAAGATAGTCGCAGGGAGGCACAGGGAGGTTCACCCGCTGATGTACTTCCTTGCCCTGATATTCGTGGCCTACTTCATGTACCTCGGCGGGATAATCATGTTCTGACGCCCTTCCCTTTTTCCCTCCTTTTTTAGTATTTCTTTGTAGTTATTATTATATACTCAAAGACCGAGCTTGGAGTATGGACAGAATTAGGCTTGGTCTGGTCGTCGCCGAGTTCAACAGGGACATCACGTACATGATGGAGGTTCTCGCCAAGGAGCATGCCGAGTTCCTAGGGGCAGAGGTTGCCGAAGTCATTCGCGTTCCGGGTGTTTTCGACATACCCATCGCGCTCAAGAAGATGCTCGAGAAGGGGAATGTCGACGCCATCGCTACCTTGGGCTGCGTGATTGAGGGTGAGACCGAGCACGACGAGGTTGTGGCCCAGCATGCTGCGAGAAAGATTATGGATCTGAGCCTCGAGTATGGCGTACCGGTTTCTCTGGGAATAAGCGGGCCGGGAATGGGCAGGATAGCCGCACAGCAGAGGATTGACTACGCCAAACGCGCGGTTGAGGCTGCCGTGAAGCTTGCGAGGAGGCTCAAGGAGTATGAGCAGGGCTGACCTCATACAGCCTTCGGCCACGATGAAAATTTCCGAGAGGGCGAGACAGCTTAGGAGAGAGGGTAAGGACGTCATAGACATGGGTCTCGGAGAGCCGGACTTCTCCACGCCACCTCACATAGTCGAGGCGGCATGCAAGGCTCTCGAGGAGGGAAAGACCACCTACGCCCCCGCACAGGGGATACCTGAGCTGAGGGAAGCGATAGCCGAGAAGGTCAGGAATGAGAACGGAATTCCGGCAAACCCCGAGAATGTGATTGTCACGGCAGGGGCGAAGTACGCGATATACGAGGCGATGCAGGCCATAATCGAGCCGGGAGACGAGGTGATTCTGCTCGAGCCTGCCTGGGTGAGTTACGAGGCCTGCGTGCTGCTTGCAGGTGG
Coding sequences within it:
- a CDS encoding NCS2 family permease; its protein translation is MALEDYFEFSRYNTNMRTEVLAGLTTFMTMSYIIFVNPLILSDAIGKDAIPSLVTATALSAGIATIIMGLYARKPFALAPGMGLNAYFTYGVVLGMGYSWEVALAAVFVEGLLFIVLSVSGLRTAVINAIPPSQKYAIGAGIGLFLTLIGMKAAGIVVDSQATLITLGTENFAKPEFWVAMIGLVVAFLLMVRNIPGALLFSIVVATISAIILGVSPAPESLFALPTLDKTLFKLDLAGLMSVGAIGVVFAFFMVDFFDTLGTVAGLSAKAGFMEEDGSIPDSEKILLTDAIGTSLGALLGTSTVTTYIESAAGIEEGGRTGMVALVVGLLFLAVGLFVSPIAQIIPAQATAPALMIVGFYMLTVVRDIDFDDLTEALPAFFVLVTIPYTYSIADGIGAGFISYVVLKIVAGRHREVHPLMYFLALIFVAYFMYLGGIIMF
- the ribH gene encoding 6,7-dimethyl-8-ribityllumazine synthase, which encodes MDRIRLGLVVAEFNRDITYMMEVLAKEHAEFLGAEVAEVIRVPGVFDIPIALKKMLEKGNVDAIATLGCVIEGETEHDEVVAQHAARKIMDLSLEYGVPVSLGISGPGMGRIAAQQRIDYAKRAVEAAVKLARRLKEYEQG